Proteins co-encoded in one Thermodesulfobacteriota bacterium genomic window:
- a CDS encoding thiamine pyrophosphate-dependent enzyme — protein sequence MGFEERGKRTNLKELSRQPERLAPGHRMCSGCAEAVIVRQILHAIEEPVVVATPTGCLEITTAIFPYTAWRVPWIHSAFETAASIISGVEAAYRSLKRQGKIDDRVIRFVVFAGDGATYDIGFQWLSGALERGHRFLYVCLNNEAYMNTGTQRSGATPKAAWSTTTPVGKAMAGKIQHRKDMTAIVAAHNIPYVAQAAPHAWQDLMRKVKKGISADGPAFLNVLSPCPRGWRYDPKDLNRLSRLAVETCVWPLYEVEEGEWRLNYQPKTKRPLTDWFASQGRFSHLLSPGYEDLVAALQSQVDLDWARLQRRCRQEGLEEEPTPSYPREPFATSLTMEIEPSGPN from the coding sequence ATGGGATTCGAGGAGAGGGGAAAGAGGACCAATCTCAAGGAGCTTTCGCGGCAGCCGGAGCGTTTGGCGCCCGGCCACCGGATGTGTTCCGGCTGTGCAGAGGCGGTCATCGTCCGCCAAATCCTCCACGCCATCGAAGAACCGGTGGTCGTGGCCACGCCAACCGGTTGTCTCGAAATCACGACGGCCATCTTTCCCTACACGGCATGGCGGGTCCCCTGGATCCACAGCGCCTTCGAAACCGCCGCCTCCATCATCTCGGGTGTGGAGGCGGCCTACCGGTCCTTGAAGAGGCAGGGGAAGATCGACGACCGGGTGATCCGGTTCGTCGTCTTCGCGGGGGACGGCGCCACCTATGACATCGGGTTCCAGTGGCTGAGCGGCGCCCTCGAAAGGGGGCATCGATTCCTATACGTCTGCCTGAACAATGAGGCCTACATGAACACGGGAACCCAGCGGAGCGGGGCCACGCCGAAAGCGGCCTGGAGCACCACCACCCCTGTGGGAAAGGCCATGGCCGGCAAGATCCAGCACCGAAAAGATATGACGGCCATCGTGGCGGCCCATAATATCCCCTACGTGGCCCAGGCCGCTCCCCATGCCTGGCAGGATCTGATGAGGAAGGTGAAAAAAGGGATTTCTGCGGATGGCCCGGCCTTCCTCAACGTCCTGAGCCCCTGCCCCCGGGGGTGGCGATACGATCCGAAGGACCTCAACCGCCTTTCGAGGCTCGCCGTCGAGACCTGCGTCTGGCCCCTCTACGAGGTCGAGGAGGGGGAGTGGAGGCTGAACTACCAACCGAAGACGAAGAGGCCCCTCACGGATTGGTTCGCCTCGCAGGGTAGGTTCAGCCACCTCCTCTCGCCGGGCTATGAGGATCTGGTGGCCGCGCTCCAGAGCCAGGTTGACCTCGACTGGGCCAGATTGCAGAGACGTTGCCGCCAGGAAGGCCTCGAAGAGGAACCCACCCCTTCTTATCCCCGGGAGCCATTCGCCACGTCCCTGACGATGGAGATCGAGCCCTCGGGCCCCAATTAA
- the porA gene encoding pyruvate ferredoxin oxidoreductase, whose amino-acid sequence MIERPVKGLRMALEGDNAVAEAMRQINPDVVAAYPITPQTEIVMTFSEFVSQGRVDTEFIPVESEHAALSACIGAALAGARTQTATCGPGLALMWEMLWVASGWRLPIVMHITNRAFNTPLNILCSHDDSMGARDACWVQLYAETQQEAYDNVLQAVRIAEHPDVLLPVMCCLDGFVLSHTLTPVEILPDETVRDWIGRYRPLFSVLDVDHPVTYGAADFTDYYFEHKRPQWEAMEKAGVVVSEVGEAYGRLTGRPYGLIEPYRLEDAEVAIVILGATAGAVRVAVDEMRKKGVRAGMLKVRCFRPFPAEAIATALKGKRAVAMLERTAFFGGQGNPVFTEVATALYLKGERPHLVDYIFGIGGRDTVPEQICSVFEDLLRIVRSGEVGPTLRYLGLRE is encoded by the coding sequence ATGATCGAGCGTCCGGTGAAAGGCTTGCGAATGGCCCTCGAAGGAGACAATGCGGTTGCGGAGGCGATGCGCCAGATCAACCCCGATGTGGTGGCGGCCTACCCCATCACCCCGCAGACCGAGATCGTGATGACCTTCAGCGAGTTCGTCAGTCAGGGTCGGGTCGATACCGAGTTCATTCCGGTCGAGAGCGAACACGCCGCCCTGAGCGCCTGCATCGGAGCGGCCCTGGCCGGGGCCAGGACCCAGACGGCCACCTGCGGGCCTGGATTGGCCCTGATGTGGGAGATGCTCTGGGTGGCCTCGGGATGGCGGCTTCCGATCGTGATGCACATCACCAACCGGGCCTTCAACACCCCCCTCAACATCCTCTGCAGTCACGACGACTCGATGGGAGCCCGGGATGCCTGCTGGGTCCAGCTCTATGCCGAGACCCAGCAGGAGGCCTACGACAACGTCCTCCAGGCGGTCCGGATCGCCGAACACCCGGACGTGCTCCTGCCGGTGATGTGCTGTCTCGATGGCTTCGTCCTAAGCCACACCCTCACCCCTGTTGAAATCCTGCCCGACGAGACGGTCAGGGACTGGATCGGCCGCTACAGGCCCCTCTTTTCGGTCCTGGACGTGGATCATCCGGTCACCTATGGGGCGGCCGACTTCACCGATTACTACTTCGAACACAAGCGTCCCCAGTGGGAGGCGATGGAGAAGGCAGGGGTGGTCGTCTCCGAGGTCGGCGAGGCCTATGGGAGGCTTACGGGTCGTCCCTATGGGTTGATCGAGCCCTACCGGCTGGAGGATGCAGAGGTCGCGATCGTGATCTTGGGGGCGACCGCAGGTGCGGTCCGGGTTGCGGTCGACGAGATGCGGAAGAAGGGGGTGAGGGCAGGGATGCTCAAGGTCCGCTGCTTCAGGCCTTTTCCTGCTGAGGCGATCGCGACGGCCTTGAAGGGAAAGAGGGCGGTGGCCATGCTGGAACGGACGGCCTTCTTCGGCGGCCAAGGAAACCCGGTCTTCACCGAGGTGGCAACCGCATTATATCTGAAGGGCGAGCGGCCCCATCTGGTCGATTATATCTTCGGCATCGGAGGAAGGGATACGGTTCCTGAGCAGATCTGCTCGGTCTTCGAAGACCTGTTGAGGATCGTTCGATCTGGAGAGGTCGGGCCGACCCTCCGTTACCTCGGCCTGAGAGAATAA
- a CDS encoding 4Fe-4S binding protein, producing the protein MSQTLKGWRELPMRGLILEAGNSVGYETGSWRALRPLIDPERCSHCMLCWLFCPDGSIRVEEGRVVGVHLGYCKGCAICAEECPRQAIAMVEEHLMRREDR; encoded by the coding sequence ATGTCTCAAACATTGAAAGGCTGGAGAGAGTTGCCGATGAGGGGGTTGATCCTCGAGGCGGGAAACTCCGTCGGGTACGAAACCGGAAGCTGGAGGGCCCTTCGGCCTCTCATCGATCCTGAGAGATGTTCCCACTGTATGCTCTGCTGGCTCTTCTGCCCGGATGGGAGCATTCGGGTCGAGGAGGGCAGGGTGGTGGGCGTCCATCTGGGGTACTGCAAGGGATGCGCCATCTGCGCGGAGGAGTGCCCCCGGCAGGCGATCGCAATGGTCGAGGAGCACCTGATGAGGAGGGAGGATCGATGA
- a CDS encoding 2-oxoacid:acceptor oxidoreductase family protein: protein MKATGRDVSEIRFHGRGGQGVVTAAKLLAEAAMKEGKYFQALPDYGGERMGAPVRAYTRISSDPILLHCQVTEPDIVVVIDPTLIEFVDVTEGLPPEGGVLVTNTPLTPEEVRKKISFGKGKVAVVNATSIALHTLKRNIPNTPMLGALVKAAPVVQKKSLIETIRTKLVATFSPKVAEANIEAFEKAYQECQIG, encoded by the coding sequence ATGAAAGCGACAGGGAGGGATGTGAGCGAGATTCGATTCCACGGAAGAGGAGGACAGGGCGTGGTCACGGCTGCCAAACTTCTTGCCGAGGCCGCCATGAAGGAAGGGAAGTACTTCCAGGCCCTGCCCGATTACGGTGGCGAGAGGATGGGAGCGCCTGTCCGGGCCTATACCCGGATCAGCTCCGATCCGATCCTCCTCCACTGTCAGGTGACCGAACCCGATATCGTGGTGGTGATCGATCCCACTCTCATCGAATTTGTCGATGTAACGGAGGGCCTCCCTCCGGAGGGAGGCGTCCTCGTGACCAACACCCCCCTCACCCCGGAGGAAGTGCGGAAGAAGATTTCCTTCGGCAAGGGGAAGGTGGCCGTGGTGAATGCGACCTCGATCGCCCTTCATACGCTCAAGAGAAACATCCCGAATACGCCCATGTTAGGGGCCCTGGTCAAGGCGGCACCCGTTGTGCAGAAGAAGAGCCTCATCGAGACGATCAGGACGAAGCTCGTGGCCACCTTCTCTCCCAAGGTGGCCGAGGCCAATATCGAGGCCTTTGAAAAGGCCTATCAAGAATGTCAGATCGGATAG
- a CDS encoding GAF domain-containing protein, whose protein sequence is MDMEAKSFLIDSFREVVKSIHSSLDLHEVLRSLVTKVVEVMKVKGCSLYLLDRGRRRLELVATQGLSDRYLLKGPVDADRSIAETMEGKTVWIPDASQDPRVQYRDEAKEEGIVGILSLPLTVGGQVIGALRLYSSEPRSFSPEEIGFLKSLSEMGAIAIENAKKYETIRKDYEFVVKDLYHFYGYRRSL, encoded by the coding sequence ATGGATATGGAGGCAAAATCGTTTTTGATAGACTCTTTCAGGGAAGTGGTAAAATCGATCCATTCCTCTCTCGACCTCCACGAAGTCCTTAGATCGCTGGTCACCAAAGTCGTGGAGGTGATGAAAGTCAAGGGATGCTCCCTTTACCTGCTCGACAGGGGGAGGAGGCGCCTCGAGTTGGTGGCCACCCAAGGGTTGAGCGATCGCTACCTTTTGAAAGGGCCTGTCGATGCCGACCGGAGCATCGCTGAGACCATGGAGGGGAAGACGGTCTGGATTCCTGATGCCTCTCAGGACCCGAGGGTCCAGTACCGGGATGAGGCCAAGGAAGAGGGGATCGTCGGGATCCTCTCTCTCCCTCTCACGGTGGGAGGGCAGGTGATCGGTGCGCTCCGCCTCTACAGCTCGGAGCCACGAAGTTTTTCGCCGGAAGAGATCGGGTTTTTGAAATCGCTTTCGGAGATGGGCGCGATCGCCATCGAGAATGCGAAGAAGTACGAGACCATCCGGAAGGATTACGAATTTGTCGTGAAGGACCTCTACCACTTCTACGGATACCGTCGAAGCCTTTGA
- a CDS encoding sigma-54 dependent transcriptional regulator: MISYCIYVLDDEETIREGITMALEKDYRVRTFSTAKAALEALPKDPPDLVLLDIGLPDMHGLEALRRIKALLPEALVIVVTAYEETDTVVSAMKLGASDYIVKPIYMEGLAITIRNAIDTIRLRKEVQVLQEKYLKENLPCFIGESNVIHDVMEFVEMVARSPDTPVLILGETGVGKELVASAIHYHSPNFMGPFIKVNCAAFPKELIESELFGYEKGAFTGASLSGKKGLIEEAANGTLFLDEVGDLSLESQAKLLRFLEAGEFYRIGGTKKLQVRVRVISATNKDLESLAERDQFRKDLYYRLGVIKIQIPSLSERREDIIPLAKFFLLRFNKKFGKSFTGFSPQAEKALMDHHWVGNVRELKNMVERAVLIGKGPTLTPKDLGIEKPPSGHLPDRLPLSKEVPSIPPEGIDLTALLQSLEKAYFEEALRIAEGNESKAARLLHLNHHTFRYRRKKLNIS; the protein is encoded by the coding sequence ATCACCATGGCCCTGGAGAAGGATTATCGGGTGAGGACCTTTTCTACGGCCAAGGCGGCCCTGGAGGCCCTCCCGAAGGATCCTCCGGACCTGGTTCTTCTCGACATCGGGCTGCCCGACATGCATGGTCTCGAGGCGCTTCGGAGGATCAAGGCCCTCCTGCCGGAGGCCCTGGTCATCGTGGTCACCGCCTATGAGGAGACCGACACGGTCGTCTCGGCGATGAAACTGGGGGCGAGCGACTATATCGTCAAGCCGATCTACATGGAGGGCCTGGCCATCACCATCCGCAATGCGATCGATACGATCCGGTTGAGGAAGGAGGTCCAGGTCCTGCAGGAGAAGTATCTGAAGGAGAACCTTCCCTGCTTCATCGGCGAGAGCAACGTGATTCACGACGTGATGGAATTCGTGGAGATGGTGGCGAGAAGCCCTGACACCCCCGTTCTGATCCTCGGGGAGACAGGGGTGGGGAAGGAGCTTGTGGCCAGCGCCATCCATTACCACAGCCCAAACTTCATGGGCCCTTTTATAAAGGTCAACTGTGCCGCCTTTCCCAAAGAACTGATCGAGAGCGAGCTTTTCGGTTATGAGAAAGGGGCCTTCACCGGAGCGAGCCTCTCGGGCAAGAAAGGCCTGATCGAGGAGGCGGCCAATGGGACGCTCTTCCTCGATGAGGTCGGCGATTTGAGCCTCGAGTCGCAGGCCAAGCTCCTCCGTTTCCTCGAAGCAGGAGAGTTTTATCGGATAGGGGGAACCAAGAAACTCCAGGTCCGGGTCCGGGTGATCTCCGCCACCAACAAGGACCTTGAGAGCCTGGCCGAGAGGGACCAGTTTCGAAAGGACCTCTATTACCGTCTGGGCGTGATCAAGATCCAGATCCCTTCGTTGAGCGAACGGCGAGAGGACATCATCCCACTTGCCAAATTCTTCCTCCTCCGGTTCAACAAGAAGTTTGGAAAGAGTTTCACCGGTTTCTCTCCTCAGGCGGAGAAGGCCCTCATGGATCACCACTGGGTCGGCAATGTACGGGAGCTTAAGAACATGGTGGAGAGGGCGGTGTTGATCGGAAAAGGGCCCACTTTGACCCCAAAAGATCTCGGGATCGAAAAGCCCCCTTCAGGCCATCTTCCAGACCGCCTCCCCCTCTCCAAAGAGGTCCCTTCAATTCCACCGGAAGGGATTGACCTTACGGCTCTTTTGCAATCCTTGGAAAAAGCTTACTTTGAGGAGGCCCTCCGCATCGCAGAGGGCAACGAGAGCAAGGCAGCGAGGTTGCTCCATCTGAATCACCATACCTTCCGGTATCGCAGGAAGAAATTGAATATATCTTGA